GAAGCGGCCCGGACAGGCGTGCTTGCCAGCGCCAAAGTTCATGTTCGTGTCGCTAATGCTAGTAAATTGCCACCGGttgacgtcctcgtcggacTTATGTCGCAGTTTGTAAAAGCGCAGCGCGTCGAACGTGTCGGGATCCTCAAAGTATCGCTCGTCGTGCGATATGCCCGCCTGTGGAGCTAGCACCTTGGTGCCTGGGGGCAGGTGCGTGCCGTCAGAGAGGTCAATGGGTTTGACAACCTTGCGAATGAACGATGCTAAGAGGTCTTAGTCGGTGATGTGGCGCATGCCGCGTTTTCAACTCACTGATGTTTCCGGCCAGGCGCTGGGTCTCCTTCATGAAACTGTCCAACTTCTTCAGCTTGGCCATGCTCTCTTTCCTCGCCCAGCCgtgctcgacctcgaggactTGGTGTGCCTCTTCCCGCAGAATATCCTGCGCCTCCGGGTAAGCTGCGAGGTCGTAAATGCAGTCGGTGACCAGGTTGTTGGTTGTATGGATCGAAGCAGCCGCTAGTATGAGCTGCAGGTGTGCCTGGGACCTGACGTCCCTCTTCTCATCTTCTGGCAGGGCTTCGACGAGCCATTGGATCAAGTCGTCCGGTGATTTTTCGTAACTCGGCATCTCCAGGTCTCGCAGCCTCTCCTCGATGATTGGCTTCAACATTACgctggccttgtcgacgtcCCTGCGAATCTGTCGCAGTTCCGAAACCCCATATTGTGCGACGGGCCGGGCCCATTCGGGGAAGAGCTGCATTTTTACGACAGCCACGAAGACGTGGATGGCGAAGTTGATGCTGATGTCCATCCATTGCTCCTGGCGGTTGATGTTGGACCCTACGAAAGCTCGGCCACTGATCCGTGCGATGGCTCGAAGCGCAAAAGGCTGGAACTTTACCGGCGTCCAGTCTGGTGTTGTCAGTCGTGCGAGGCGAATAAAGTCCCGACAAATGACTTACCCTTGCAGTCGGGAAACTCTGTGGCCACGACATACTCGAGCTCGCCCTTGAGCTGAGGCACGAGCCGCGCCAGATTCTGTGACAGCTTGCACCTCACGAGCGTCGATAGCAGGTCGGCGTGGTTGCCCAGAGTGAAGTTGGTATATCTGCTCAACATGGCCTAGACAGTCAGTACGACGGATGGGCGGTATGAAACTCGGCGCATACCTCATCTACGGCCTCGGTCGCGCTGAGGACCTCTTCCGGCAGGCCTCTGAGTTCCCCGATTAGTCTCGCAGGCACCAGCACTTGCAACCCCTCCGTTCCCTTGATTTGATAGACCGTATCGCGGAACTGGAACTGGTATTAGAAGCTCGACCACAACAAACCTCGGTTGCACCGACTCACCTTGTTATAGCTGTCGCGAATCAACGTCTCTGCATCGAACATCCACCTTGTCTTAGCGGCCTTATAGAAAGGCATCTTGGGTagtttcttcttcctggaCTGGAGTAGCCAGGCCACCGCAAGTATCGTGCTAATGGCGACATAGTAGTTGATGTGCTTGCCCCCGGGCACCACCCGAGGAAGGTTGAGATCCACTGCCATGGATGACATAGTTGATGTCTGGTTCATTGGAAACGTGAGCGAAGCTTTAAAGCGCCGCAAGCTTGGGTAtgtgaggaggaggagcggtCTTCGAGATGGGTTTCAAAGGATATTAGACTGGCTCCAAGTAGGCGAAAGCAATGGCAGATGCCGAATCTGAGTGGCGCCGTTCTCGCAAGGCAGAAAGAGTCGTCCGCTGAAGAAGGCTTCCCGAGGCGTGAAGGGAAGTATGACGGCTTAGGTATGTCTGCAAGGCATTGGCCATTAGGATGAACAGATTACCAGGCAGGCGCGGCGAAGGTTGACAAGAGTCAAAACTCAAAAGAACGAGTGACGAAAGTCGAAAGTCGAATGATGTGCGCTTCCCGTTCttgcctccttctcgccaaTCCGTCGTCCGGCGCGCAGTTGGTGTCAGCTTTCAGTAGAACGTTGCGAGCCCCAGATTCGGATAAGAAACAAGACGGCAAATGAACAAGATGACGGGTTGGCAAAACAATAGAAAGGAGAAGCAAAGTCGAGTGAAAATGGAAGCagaaagagaggaaggggacAGGTGAAATTGGAAATGGGTGCTAGGCGCGCATCGCAGCGAGCAGCGCGCGCGCGAACGCACACACCAGAAACACGGACGGCATGCAACACAGGCAGAACAGACAAAGCAGGCAGGGCTGTCCCGCTTCCCTCCCAGCAACGGGGCGGCCAAGAGACAAAACAAGCAACCCTGACCTCGAGAGCCTTTCTTacttcttccttctcgaggATGGAGAGCTTGTCCTTGCGCCTGGGACCGGGCACGTGTGAAATCCAAAGGGTTTGGGAGTTTGGACCGGCTGGGACGTGATCGACTTCTGCTTCCttgggcgtcgagggcggttTCGTGGACTCGCCAGGCGCATCTGAAACATGGACGGTCAACAGGAGCCGTTCGGGAGATGCCACCTCCGGCTTTTAGCCTGCTGGCACCACCCGTGCTTCAAAGAAGAGCCCCAAACATCTGCCGCTGGTGGCTGTAGCGGATGTTTGGATTTCCATCAACCGCGCCCGAGGGATGTACTTGCGCTGACTGCACCATTTGATCTGGTCCCTTGGTAGCAGGTTGCCGGTTTTCCTTGTAAGTTGTTTGTCGTCGAAGAATGGAGGATGTTTGAGAGAAACCGACCGGCACGTGCTTTGCCGAGTGGTTGAAGAGGCACCTACGGGGTATACTCTGTACTACCCGGGCATCCATGAGGTATTACTCTTTTGAGAAGCCCGACATACAGGCACGTACCGGATACAATGGGAGATTGCAGACGGGTGtactacctaggtagtcCTCTCTTTAGGTGGCGGCTTTTGTCTGGTACCTCAGAAAGGGGAAGGCACCAACGACATCCAGGTCCCTTCTGGTACACTTCCACCGTTTTCACAGTTGGCGCTACATAGCATCCTCTTGAACTCCCTGGCTCGGATGCAGGGGTAGTTTTCGGCTCGCTTAGTGGCCGAGACGCGCCAGGAATTGTTAGTGTTGCGCAACTCCTCCACATTCATCCCATCTCCGACCATCTTCTGACCTCAACCAGCCTACGTACACTAGACGTGTGGCGTAGGTGGACCCTCAGCTTCTCGAAGAGCCGCTTCGAACTCTTTCCAGTGAACCTCGTCGCTTGCGTAGTCTCACTCACCCAGCCCCAAGTCTTAGATCTGCCCTGATCCGCTCTCCCCGTCCCACCAATGCAACATGTCTGGGAATCCCGAGGTTCGATATCAACCAACCTATTGATCTCCTGCAAGCCAAGCGCAAAGTCCAAAGCCGTCCCCTCAAAGCCGCCTGCTTTGTCGACCAAACGGCGGCATCCAGGCGTCCCGCGGCAACACAACAAACAGCCTTGTCTCGCATCCTACCGCTGGGTGCTTCTCGCGGTCGGCATGGTCATGGTCGTCGCTGTCTCCGTCTGGACCGCTCTTCAACCCCATGCCATTTCGTTCCCTGCAGCGGTTCAAatcccccttttccctttctcatTTCTCCGCGCAGCCAGAATTACCACGGCCTTTCTGAATTTCTGGGCCAGACAAACAAGCCGGCGTCCGTCACCAGCACACAGTATATGCGACTCGGAGAGCCCTGCCAAGAATGATGTCCTATAATAGGCGCAGGGATAATCCTCCGCGAGGGTAGGATTAACCGACATCCCGCAATGCTTAGCCGTTTACTAACCTGTCAGCGCCTCCGGCGGGCTCTATTCATGCACACGCAGGAGCGGCCGCCCACTGCCGCTGGGAAGGCGGCGCACAAAGCTCAAATGCTTAATGCTACTGTATTTGATGAGACCAGACGTTTTGCTATTGGCAGTGTGAGCATCATGTCACCCGGTTGCCTCCGAAGGAGAAACTAAGAGCATCTTACTCACACTACACGGCACATCTGCCCCACCACCTCATAACAGGCTTCCCGGAACTCTGAGAGAGTGCGACATGAAGCCACGTACAACAGGCAGGGTTCGTCACCACAAAATCGCGGTTTGACCACAATGACCTTGTCCTGGTTCGTCCTCGTTGTTATCCTGGCGGAGCCTCCACCATGAATGACAATGCGCCAAAACTTTCCACATCCATTTTCTCGCTCCTCTTCGCCAAGACGGCAGCCAACTTCGGTA
This genomic interval from Colletotrichum higginsianum IMI 349063 chromosome 9, whole genome shotgun sequence contains the following:
- a CDS encoding cytochrome P450, translated to MNQTSTMSSMAVDLNLPRVVPGGKHINYYVAISTILAVAWLLQSRKKKLPKMPFYKAAKTRWMFDAETLIRDSYNKFRDTVYQIKGTEGLQVLVPARLIGELRGLPEEVLSATEAVDEAMLSRYTNFTLGNHADLLSTLVRCKLSQNLARLVPQLKGELEYVVATEFPDCKDWTPVKFQPFALRAIARISGRAFVGSNINRQEQWMDISINFAIHVFVAVVKMQLFPEWARPVAQYGVSELRQIRRDVDKASVMLKPIIEERLRDLEMPSYEKSPDDLIQWLVEALPEDEKRDVRSQAHLQLILAAASIHTTNNLVTDCIYDLAAYPEAQDILREEAHQVLEVEHGWARKESMAKLKKLDSFMKETQRLAGNITSFIRKVVKPIDLSDGTHLPPGTKVLAPQAGISHDERYFEDPDTFDALRFYKLRHKSDEDVNRWQFTSISDTNMNFGAGKHACPGRFFAGNEIKLVLAYFLLNYDIKLKDGEKRPKPTVMVMSKSPDPDAEVLFRRRTVAA